A single Acidobacteriota bacterium DNA region contains:
- a CDS encoding molybdenum cofactor biosynthesis protein MoaE, whose protein sequence is MNEDIFEITRDPIDKRALEQRLLTGAAGAVVTFDGTVRNQTKGRPVVELQYEAYPPMAVKEMRKVGDEMRARWPDIAGIGIVHRFGPLAVTESSIVIVVTSPHRKVAFEACHYAIDRVKQTVPIWKKEIFEDGEAWVEGQRPE, encoded by the coding sequence ATGAACGAAGACATTTTTGAAATTACCCGCGACCCCATAGACAAACGCGCCCTCGAACAACGCCTGCTCACGGGCGCGGCGGGCGCGGTCGTCACCTTTGACGGCACGGTGCGCAACCAGACCAAAGGCCGCCCCGTGGTCGAATTGCAGTACGAAGCCTATCCGCCGATGGCCGTCAAAGAGATGCGCAAGGTCGGCGACGAAATGCGTGCGCGCTGGCCCGACATTGCGGGCATCGGCATCGTCCACCGCTTCGGCCCGCTGGCGGTGACTGAATCGAGCATCGTCATCGTGGTGACTTCGCCGCACCGCAAAGTCGCGTTCGAGGCGTGTCATTACGCGATTGATCGCGTCAAACAGACCGTGCCGATTTGGAAGAAAGAGATTTTCGAGGACGGCGAAGCGTGGGTCGAAGGACAACGACCAGAGTAA